TGTCCGTAAACAAATACCATTATTTCAAATCCAACCTTGATTGTCTatcaaaaaaaagtaaaatcacaaaaatactgaactcagaggaaaatcaatttggaaagtccataatcacatggcaaaatcaaaaaacaaaacgcatcaaaaacgaatggacaagaactgtcatattcctgacttggtacaggcattttcaaatgtagaaaatggtggattaaacctggttctatagcgctaaccctctcactttaataacagtctcatcaaattccgttacatttacatgatgcgttaaataaacagtcacaatcaataaaatagtcaaaatatgggaacatcagtcatcatcgtataacaatttaacaggacacaacaacatctactatctacgaacacatggattgatttgagttaTATCGGTATTTACTATTTTGCTCTTATATAATGTGATGTAACTACTTTTACGATTAGTGgattttgttgtttataattttgcttttgtttagagattttttaaagttatatgcACGGTCTGTGTTTACAGATAATAAGTTGTGTTTTTGTGATTAGGGAAATTTATGAACTCTTATGGTATAAGACACACATACCTTTTTCAAAGATATCAAAAAAGTTTTCACAGACATTGATAAGTATTTTGATGGGTGGAATGGAGAAGAGGTTTTCATTTGTAGTATATTCCTCAATATTTGAGACcgttttctctattctttatttgttttgtccattattatcttttttgatATCCTAActccatttttctctattctataTTTTCTTGTCCATttgatattcatataatttCTGTACTCTTGGAGCAATATTTCTGTACTCTAAACTATCTTTAGACTTACATATATCCACCCTTTGTACCCTAATCCCAATTATCATCAGTCTTGACATTGAAATTTAGACAACATCTTTCCGTAGCCGACTTTATTACTActaataaaactgagaatggaaatggcgaatgtgtcaaagagacaacaacccgaccatagaaaaaacaacagcagaagttcaCCAACATGTCTGCAATGTaccgagaaatttccgcacccggaggcgtccttcagctgcccctaaacaaatatatacgaATTCAGTGATACTGACCGCcaaactaatttccaaattgtacacaagaaaataaaattaaaataatacaagactaacaaaggccagggactcctgacttgagacaggcgaaaaaatcaattattatcCAGAAATGTTAAAGATAATGAGATAGTTCGGgaatttgattgatttatattggatttgaacgccactttcaacactattAACTATTTCGTGCCTAAATGTACCTGTTTTTAATGGTAGAAAAAGATGACATACACATTTGGTAGGATTAGTTAGAATCTTAGTCAACTAAGATTGGAGTCCAAAGAACCTGCTACATGCGGGATTCAAATTCACACTCACAATGTTGACAGGCTTAAAATACAGTATTTTAATTGCCTAGACCACTCAGTCACCAAAACTATGCAATAACATGACTAGAAATATTAACAACAGGGCAATGTAGTATACCATATACCTATAAACGATATAAAAGAAACTCATGAAAGATCTCAggaatatacatgtaacttattAGGCAAGACATTCGTCTATACAGGACATCTCAGTGGCGCTTTGTTAACAATCATTTGAAGGCCAAATCCATTTCAAAGTTAATAAAATTCAAGTCATTATATAGAATTCAAAAGCAGAAAACCTTTACTTTTACctacaatacatatataaacacTCAATCTTCGAACCATTGCAATATCATTCTTAAATTGAACAAAAGCACCACATTATGTTTAATCTGGTTTGAACTTAATACCGGTGGTAGGCTTGGTTCAAgctttatatacataatttttagtaaacaagtttttgagattttaattATAAACTATGTATATAAAACCTTATACTCAGTTGtgttatcattttttgtttagaaCGATGTAGATTTAATGGAGATAAACTTTTCTGGTAACAGTTTGACATCTAGGGATATCCAATACATCTCAGAAATACTCaggacaaataaaacaatatctacATTGGTaagttattatatttcaaaactgCGCCTAAATTATTCACTCGACATTATTTATATGCAAGAGCACATGACGTCGTTTTAATTGGGTAGACCTGAATTCAGGGatataactctttaaatcagttttGCGTTTGTAAAAGTAAAGTTTCATCAATGATTTTTAAGCAATTATTCGAAGCAGATTGGAAATAATCTATGTATGATAGAAGCTTATAATCTTCAGGtgtaaatagttgacacaaacGTATTGATGATTTTAACAGTTATTTCCCTAAACATAGGTCTTTTTctatgtagatataggaagatgtggtgtgagtgccaatgagacaattctccatccaaataacaatttaaaaataggtaaaacattataggtcaatgtacggccttcaacacggagccttggctcacaccgaacaacaagctataaagggccccaaaattactagtgtaaaaccattcaaacgggaaaaccaatggtcttatctatataaaaaaaacgaaaaacgaaaaacacgtatatattacataaaaaacgacaactactgtacatcatatttctgacttaggacatgtgcaaacatttgcagcgggtttaaacgttttaatggacccaaaccttctcctttttttctgaaataatagcataacatcacaacatagaaaaacacacgataaaatatcaattgacagACTTAACTCAATTAAAAAACGTACATtaatacacaatgaacgaataaatttgatctgcgatatctgtaTTACGTTTTAGTGTTGCCTACCTTTTTGTCTCCGCCACACTAAATGTATTGTTACTCTCGCCCAATGGACGATTTTATATGTGATACTGTGTAAAAGGGAAACATTTTCGTTTTCTTTTACATTACGCTTTAGAATAACCATACAACTATCTGCAGTAACGCATATGAAAGGATTGAACAGAGTGGTGTGGACAACTTTTttaagtgagaaaaaaaaatgaaaataaaaaagaaacaatgatTTGTTTAATGTTAACATCGCAAGTGTATTACACATTTATAACGAGgttaattataatttgaaaattagtagCATAGTATATTGAAACATGCACCTTTAATAAAGTTTGTATATGAAGAGTACAGTTTGTCCTACATAAATATATCTTTCCTTTACCAAAATAATCCATCTTAATTTGGAAATACAGTTGGTTATAGGGGCATGCGTTATTGTTTCGCAGGGAATAATGATGAATTCTAAATTGCAaatgatttgtgtttttctagACACTAAGGAGATGTGGATTAAGCGGTGCACCAATAAGAACTCTGGCAGAATTCCTCAGCAAAAGTAATACATTACGGAAATTAGATATAAGTGGTACGTATACGTGAAAGTTGTGATAAGCGAAACAATGTTTGCCACTTTATCAAATCATATACATTTCCAATCAAGCTAACAACTATATCGTCAATTGTCGTTATTCAGTCTTATGATTTATATGTTAAGTATTGTTTTACTGTTAAAACTTTGTCTCTTGTTTGTGACACCGAtctttgtcattttaaacttatGAGTTTGGATATACCTTTGTTATAATTCCTCTAGTGTTAGCGTAGAGTACAAGTATTAGATTACTATACCTCTTTTCGAGTTGATTATACTGATTTGAGTGCATTCATGTTGAAATATCACACCAATATAGAAAACAGGTAAATGAATAAAGGGAtgtcattaaatttgaatattttcaggATTTTtggaaaactttttttcttacattgtAGATAATCATTTTGACGACAAAGATGCTCCACACGTGGCAATGATTATTGaggtattcatttttttgtaaatcaatttcagtttttataatgttatagATCACTGTTTGTTCACGATGTTTTGTTCGAACAATTTTCCTCTTCATCAAACATTCATGTGCTTTTCAGAACCACATGACTTAATGGACCATCGTATCGGCTGATggacaaaataatacaaatgcTATGATAAAACATCCAATTAACGAGATAAATCGAGTtttaaattatatcatatttataatgTAAGGGTtaggaaaaaattaaaaagaaatgaatatttttttatgggaaGAAAAACGAAGTACGAAAAACAATTCTTGCGATATCCCACTTTCTATGTATGCTGCTAACTGCATCATAATTacgattatatatatattaagtttatAACACCTAACAAACCCGGTCATGTTTTATCATCATATGATTGAAACGAAAATATTTAACTAAACAACCCCTTACATTATTTATCTGTAATTgtacgttaaaatgtaacagaaATTTTCTATCGAGTAGTTAAGATAATAAGGCTTTAACAGTATTAATAATACCAATATTAATTCACATACTCCGATCAAAACATAGCCTAATAATGCAATGTCTTCAAAATTACAGTAGACAATATTCGTTCTTTTCTGAGCGGGATACGTGCCAATGCTTCTGTTTCATAGTGGCAACGTCACTTGCACTGTGTCTAGCGTGTAACTTACACATCGACCAATATACGgctttatatgtatttgtttgtaaacCAAAGAAAAAAGAGAGTAAAGTaacgattttgatttttttccagcATAATGAAAGCATAAGTAATTTGGATTTGTCAAGGAATAAGCTAGGAGATAGCGGCATTTTGATTGGAAATGCGTTGAGTAAGTATTATGTTTGCTTTTGTTAATACCATCAATTGTAAAAAAAGCCCGATAGCTTCAAGAAAGTTGAAGTATGCTGACAATAGAACAAAAAGCTTTCTAATGTGTATGATAAAATCGTAAAAGTTGATGCCGATAATAAGAATATAACAATGTTCTTGaatgtatttggcaaaatctTTCGGGATTTTTAGCCCACATAGCACTTTAACTTCGTAGTTAACACCATTATTAGTCTTGTTTTTTATGAGTAATTTTACATTTCGAAGTAActtttaaacattattgcttatgtgatacatgtaataaaacaatggatgaaacaaaactctttttttatacatacatgcatTTCCAAATATTCTCTCTATTCAATTTAAGAGGACAATGAAATGATAACTACTCTTGACCTTAGTTGGAATCACCTTCGTGGTAATGGTGCCATTGGTATAGCGAGAGGGTTAGAGGTAAATACTTATAAACAAGAACGTACAGAACACTTTCAAATACCCGTAATGTTTAATGTAGATATACATggtatgataaattaaaaatgttttgttcgCAAGAACATGAATAGTTCAAATAGTTGAACACACAGTGATTAAAAAGGGAAGTCTGTATTCAATAAGACAAGCTTTCAATCGTACCGAAAGAGCAAAGTTGTAATAATTTACGAGAAActtgtcataaaacaaaaagtagtAGAACAGAACAAACAAACCAGTGAATAGGTTCGATACTTGAATAAGGCATATAATCCTTAATATAGTTTAAGTGAAGCATTTCTATGACATCATCCttcaatgtattgttttttctaaataattcaTAGAATCATCCTTTCagaaaaactcaaaattatTAAATCTTCAAGTGTCATGGAATGGATTTGGCTTTGAAGGTTGTGCAGCACTGGGACACACATTAGTTCATAACTCAACTCTTTCTACTATTGACTTAGCTAACAACAGGATACATAATCCGGCCATGTTTGAACTGCTGAAAGGAATTTGCGGAAATAAATCACTTTCAACAATAAGGGTGAGTTAGTTGTTGATGACTTAAAAATCTGATACGCTTTGTcttgtcttttacttttaattgcGGATCGAGAAAATACTATGATGCATGCTGAATTGAACTACATAGACAGGCCTATTTGGTTTTAacgttatatttgttattctcgtgggattttgtctgatgctcggtccgtttctctgtgtgttacattttagtgttgttgttgttctccttttatttttaatgagtttccctcggtttaagtttgttaccccgattttgttttttgtccatgggtttatgagttttgaacagcggtatactactattgaccctatctatttatatatctcttactttttaaaacatgagaTACGTGATAAAATGTCAATGATATATCAGCAAAATTGAAAGGTCAAGGATATTACCAACACCATTGATTAACACCAAAACAGTATTGGAATAGATACCTTGATCCGAGATGACAACATTTAAagcaattcaaatgaaattttaccaAAGACATAGACTATAAGAAAATATGCCGGAGATCACCATAAAGGTATAAGAGTATAAGAACCAATTATTGTGCATTGAATCATATAGCTTCATGCCCTTTGTTATCTTAATATTGTCGATTTAACATTGATTAAACTTAAAATCCGCAGCTTGCTCAAAATCCAATCACAGCTCCTATGACCAGCATTATTCTCCAACGGATATCAAGCTCAAAGGAGTGTGGCCTGAAAGAATTAGATATGGaggtatgtttatattttgtattgaattCGTATTTATCTATTTCTGTATTCATAACAACAATTAAGTCATAACAGGGCACACTAACCAGTTATTTGAACAGGATACTAGGAGGACATATCTGCGGTTGCTGCATATGCAAAATCCAGGgtcttcataaaaaaacatgtgaCAAGCTCTTTATCCACTGTCAAAATGAGGCGAACAATACTAAAGGAAGATTCATTATCATAATTCGAAAATatttaaactgacaacgccttgaTGTATTTGTCACTCCAAACATTTGGAAAAGATAAATCACCAGTATTTCAGAAATACGTGATATTTCtacgaaattaaatattgtttttcattatttagaaTTTTATCCGACAATGACGTATATATAAGATTAAAATAACTTTGACAAATTATATGACATATTTTTCTTAATCAAATCTATCATAtgatgttttgaatattttcaggGTATTGTTGTTGATAAGGAGTTTGATCCATTGCTGGAAAATATACAGGACGAAAGGCTTTTCATGGCTAGATATGATATTTCACTCCCGGTTCGAAAGGGCGTGGTATCTAACATTGACTCGAAAAATGTGTTTAACATTGATCCAATcagaattttatatttcatgaaGGAACATATGAGGACAAttgacatgtttttaaaatttgataaagacAACAGTAATTCTCTTTCAAGAGAGGAGCTACATTTTGCCTTTGAAGTAAGTTTAATTACCAAGATCTTAGAAGTGCTGTATTCAAACCttgaacttttgaaaatcaaaactttgctTTGTGTAAGTGTGCATCCTTAATCTCGATATATAGAGGCATTGGTTGCTATGTGGTCTTAGTAGTCGATTTACTATATCACTTTCCTATCAACACTGATGTTGGAAAATGGAATCCGGCACGTGAAACGCTTCAAtccgaatatttgaaagtcgAAAACATACAAgagccaaaaaaataattcatccttttattcaaatataaagaaACGTTCAGAATATCAGCCATCAAACTATTGCTAACTTTCTGTAGAAATTAATACGTGGATCTAttatgtcatacaagtgagaggctTAGCTAGCTATACAATCAGATTTTATCCACCATAatctaaataagaaaatgcatgacccaatgttttaattgttatccatttgtttgaagTGTTTCAGTATTTGATTATGCTATTTGACCAGggacttctttttttaattttctttcttggagttcagtatttttgggattttactttttacaattgGGAAACACTGATTACTGTTTACAATGCTCTATTTTACTCAAGCGATaataacttaaaatataaatgcaaatttttattacTGCAAAATGAtcctttcttatttttttgcattaataaaGATATTGCAATAACTTTTGAATTTACTGTATAAAAAGTAGAATAATCTTGTGGTTAGTTTTATAAAGTGTTACAgtgattttttaattgaattttagaGGGAAGGTTATCCCATCAGTACTAGTGCTTTAGATACAGTCATGGGTTATCTAGATACTAATAGAGACGGTGATGTAGACTTAATGTAAGtactttgtttaaaattaatactAAGTACTAAGTACTATATAGTTATAACATGGTAAATAAATCAAGCAGCAAAAAACccccaaaaaacaacaacaaaaagaatgGACAATCTACACCTCGTTAAAAGACAAATACAAACTCACAACACGTTTGAAAATATCATTAATGTCACACGGCAtccaacaaataacaaaagcaattaaaaaaccagttaaaaaacagaaaaactacAAACAGCTcttaaatgtacaaaacaatcacaatgaacaaaaacataaccagatttttttgttagccagttttaaactttttcatttatgtcTATTCTATTGTTGTGACTCAATCGAATCTATTGTAATAAATTCTGTAGGATTTGGTGTAAAGTTTTCTTTCTTTCAGAGAACTTTAGAAAgggttttattttgtataaaaaataatagtcTGGGATATGACACTTTGATCTTTTTGTACGATGTAAATGTCATATAAATAAGCCACTTTGTCCGAtttccaaatgatttttattaataattgacAAATATTATTGGACATTAGGTCATTGCGGAACAtttgtattgatatttagaGCTGCTGATGGTTCATTTCAACACGTTTGATTAAACTGTTGGGTGAAAACATTTACAGCTAAGACAAATGAAACTGTTTTTTACTCAACAAACATTGATTCCTGATTCCTGAGACTGCATATAATAAGGATACGTATCATTATAAAGAGTCACAAAAAGTTACGAAAGGCTCCAAGGAAAtatttcaaactcataaatcaaagaaaaaggAATTCGAGTCCTACCAAGATCCGGGAATCAGACGTGCTTGACAAGGGGAACAGAGCACCAAAATCTCTCAATTTAGAAATCTGTAAATagtgtttgtttcattttgattcatCATTTACTCTATTATTTTTGATTATCTTTGCTATTCAGACGGACAAAAATTGAAAGTGAGAGAAAacgaatagaaaatattatatccAAGAAACGATCAGGGTAACATCAGCGCTTATGACCATACAACGCTTATATATAAATGCTTTGCTTCCTAGTGTTAAATAGATAGATTGCTATTATTATCACAATTCAATCACATATCTAAAATATAGTTATACGCATCTTTTGCtttgtttatcgctattttgcaTCATAGAAACATTGTACAGTAGATATGTAATATTACTAGAAAAAGCGGAAAAGTAAATCATATATTCCAGAAGAGCGTATTGTCTATCAACTCTTGTAGATCTTCCCTCTTACAGCAaaatgcattgagtgtgtaggcaaaTGATATATCTTTTGCTAGCTTGTTTATTAGCTGAACcgtaaaaacatcattttaagGTAAACTGTCCTTTCGGAGAAGTCTCGTCCAAACGAACGAGAGAGTGTTTATCTCtcggactagtctactcttagAGGAGGGTAGTATACATAACTTTATAATGACTGCACGGTTCAAGCTAACCAAAGACATCACGTTTACATACAGACTCCAGACATTTTGCT
This Mytilus trossulus isolate FHL-02 chromosome 14, PNRI_Mtr1.1.1.hap1, whole genome shotgun sequence DNA region includes the following protein-coding sequences:
- the LOC134695845 gene encoding leucine-rich repeat-containing protein 74A-like isoform X3, which codes for MEEYTSLITELKIEREDSDVSLPPELGEADDMATDIELPSTVTFSRLGTNLPNDEDIRRRDEQRHQDVASRTASRNLSRVSFKPPSRLLKRNKSRIAQTPAELNFDEEYEWDSDEEMLPVRYSSAAEQHKNTYKQKCRQLGIIPSRKVMNQFGTGIVDITDLNLSSKELRALYIVMILEKEIRLDGENDVDLMEINFSGNSLTSRDIQYISEILRTNKTISTLTLRRCGLSGAPIRTLAEFLSKSNTLRKLDISDNHFDDKDAPHVAMIIEHNESISNLDLSRNKLGDSGILIGNALKDNEMITTLDLSWNHLRGNGAIGIARGLEKNSKLLNLQVSWNGFGFEGCAALGHTLVHNSTLSTIDLANNRIHNPAMFELLKGICGNKSLSTIRLAQNPITAPMTSIILQRISSSKECGLKELDMEGIVVDKEFDPLLENIQDERLFMARYDISLPVRKGVVSNIDSKNVFNIDPIRILYFMKEHMRTIDMFLKFDKDNSNSLSREELHFAFEREGYPISTSALDTVMGYLDTNRDGDVDLMELIDGERRLKRHLIAEAQEARQHSSKLAPSPSEKREYSKTYLKPSEALLIKQNSDLVSPRRIDIKSPRRSDMKSSGKLPQINVHTN
- the LOC134695845 gene encoding leucine-rich repeat-containing protein 74A-like isoform X2, with amino-acid sequence MEEYTSLITELKIEREDSDVSLPPELGEADDMATDIELPSTVTFSRLGTNLPNDEDIRRRDEQRHQDVASRTASRNLSRVSFKPPSRLLKRNKSRIAQTPAELNFDEEYEWDSDEEMLPVRYSSAAEQHKNTYKQKCRQLGIIPSRKVMNQFGTGIVDITDLNLSSKELRALYIVMINDVDLMEINFSGNSLTSRDIQYISEILRTNKTISTLTLRRCGLSGAPIRTLAEFLSKSNTLRKLDISDNHFDDKDAPHVAMIIEHNESISNLDLSRNKLGDSGILIGNALKDNEMITTLDLSWNHLRGNGAIGIARGLEKNSKLLNLQVSWNGFGFEGCAALGHTLVHNSTLSTIDLANNRIHNPAMFELLKGICGNKSLSTIRLAQNPITAPMTSIILQRISSSKECGLKELDMEGIVVDKEFDPLLENIQDERLFMARYDISLPVRKGVVSNIDSKNVFNIDPIRILYFMKEHMRTIDMFLKFDKDNSNSLSREELHFAFEREGYPISTSALDTVMGYLDTNRDGDVDLIRTKIESERKRIENIISKKRSGELIDGERRLKRHLIAEAQEARQHSSKLAPSPSEKREYSKTYLKPSEALLIKQNSDLVSPRRIDIKSPRRSDMKSSGKLPQINVHTN
- the LOC134695845 gene encoding leucine-rich repeat-containing protein 74A-like isoform X4, with the protein product MATDIELPSTVTFSRLGTNLPNDEDIRRRDEQRHQDVASRTASRNLSRVSFKPPSRLLKRNKSRIAQTPAELNFDEEYEWDSDEEMLPVRYSSAAEQHKNTYKQKCRQLGIIPSRKVMNQFGTGIVDITDLNLSSKELRALYIVMILEKEIRLDGENDVDLMEINFSGNSLTSRDIQYISEILRTNKTISTLTLRRCGLSGAPIRTLAEFLSKSNTLRKLDISDNHFDDKDAPHVAMIIEHNESISNLDLSRNKLGDSGILIGNALKDNEMITTLDLSWNHLRGNGAIGIARGLEKNSKLLNLQVSWNGFGFEGCAALGHTLVHNSTLSTIDLANNRIHNPAMFELLKGICGNKSLSTIRLAQNPITAPMTSIILQRISSSKECGLKELDMEGIVVDKEFDPLLENIQDERLFMARYDISLPVRKGVVSNIDSKNVFNIDPIRILYFMKEHMRTIDMFLKFDKDNSNSLSREELHFAFEREGYPISTSALDTVMGYLDTNRDGDVDLIRTKIESERKRIENIISKKRSGELIDGERRLKRHLIAEAQEARQHSSKLAPSPSEKREYSKTYLKPSEALLIKQNSDLVSPRRIDIKSPRRSDMKSSGKLPQINVHTN
- the LOC134695845 gene encoding leucine-rich repeat-containing protein 74A-like isoform X1, with the translated sequence MEEYTSLITELKIEREDSDVSLPPELGEADDMATDIELPSTVTFSRLGTNLPNDEDIRRRDEQRHQDVASRTASRNLSRVSFKPPSRLLKRNKSRIAQTPAELNFDEEYEWDSDEEMLPVRYSSAAEQHKNTYKQKCRQLGIIPSRKVMNQFGTGIVDITDLNLSSKELRALYIVMILEKEIRLDGENDVDLMEINFSGNSLTSRDIQYISEILRTNKTISTLTLRRCGLSGAPIRTLAEFLSKSNTLRKLDISDNHFDDKDAPHVAMIIEHNESISNLDLSRNKLGDSGILIGNALKDNEMITTLDLSWNHLRGNGAIGIARGLEKNSKLLNLQVSWNGFGFEGCAALGHTLVHNSTLSTIDLANNRIHNPAMFELLKGICGNKSLSTIRLAQNPITAPMTSIILQRISSSKECGLKELDMEGIVVDKEFDPLLENIQDERLFMARYDISLPVRKGVVSNIDSKNVFNIDPIRILYFMKEHMRTIDMFLKFDKDNSNSLSREELHFAFEREGYPISTSALDTVMGYLDTNRDGDVDLIRTKIESERKRIENIISKKRSGELIDGERRLKRHLIAEAQEARQHSSKLAPSPSEKREYSKTYLKPSEALLIKQNSDLVSPRRIDIKSPRRSDMKSSGKLPQINVHTN